One window of Macrococcus sp. 19Msa1099 genomic DNA carries:
- the glgB gene encoding 1,4-alpha-glucan branching protein GlgB has protein sequence MVTELDRFLFHQGTHYASQQFMGAHFNKEKGETTFTVWAPHARKVSVALDANQWTGTGYELEKVPDSGLFTGTFNVCIGSIYKYLIETKQGQQIFKADPYAFYAEKRPATASVVTDISYQWSDEAWQSNKTSPYDQPINIYEVHLGTWKKHNVERYEGESIDAFTDRSYYTYREMAESLIPYVKKMGYTHIELMPITEHPFDLSWGYQVTGYFAPTSRFGTPQDFKYFIDQCHQHQIGVILDWVPAHFCKDAHGLRMFDGTPLFEHPDMYRAEKRGWGTLTFDFGRTEVQSFLVSNALFWLSEYHIDGLRVDAVHSMTDLNFENHKAHERIFNEDGTTIHKEAVAFLRKLNTEVFKHYPYTLMIAEDSSDMKNVTAPVASGGLGFNFKWDLGFMHDTLDYMELDPIMRQHHHNYLNFPLVYRYDENFILPFSHDEVVHGKLSMLDKMPGDQWQKFAQYRLLYGYQMTQPGKKLNFMGSEIGMYAEWKDKEQLDWFLLDYPIHQGLQDFVQDMNKLYLKERPLFELDYKTEGFKWIDADNNTQNIASYMRTDRKGNTLIIVLNFSKEVYYDFTVAVDQPGKYKEYFNSDKKIYGGSNQVVSNYLFSETIEVTGFKHAIKGKIPPFGFVIYKKVKERKRTS, from the coding sequence ATGGTAACTGAATTAGATCGATTTTTATTTCATCAAGGGACGCATTATGCATCCCAGCAGTTTATGGGCGCTCATTTCAACAAAGAGAAAGGTGAGACAACATTTACCGTATGGGCACCACATGCGCGCAAGGTAAGTGTTGCATTAGATGCGAATCAATGGACGGGTACTGGATACGAACTTGAGAAAGTACCGGATAGTGGATTGTTTACAGGTACATTTAATGTATGTATTGGTTCAATCTATAAATATTTAATCGAAACTAAACAAGGTCAACAAATATTCAAGGCGGATCCTTATGCATTCTATGCTGAGAAACGACCTGCAACAGCATCGGTTGTCACGGATATCTCCTATCAATGGTCAGATGAAGCATGGCAGAGTAATAAGACTTCTCCTTATGATCAACCAATCAATATTTATGAAGTTCATCTTGGAACGTGGAAAAAACATAATGTTGAGCGCTACGAAGGAGAATCCATCGATGCGTTTACAGATCGTTCATATTATACATATAGAGAAATGGCGGAGTCCTTAATCCCGTATGTGAAGAAGATGGGCTATACTCATATTGAATTGATGCCAATTACTGAACATCCTTTCGATTTGTCCTGGGGTTATCAAGTAACGGGTTATTTTGCACCTACAAGCCGATTTGGTACACCACAGGATTTCAAATATTTTATCGATCAATGTCATCAGCACCAAATTGGAGTGATACTGGACTGGGTACCGGCTCATTTTTGTAAGGATGCGCACGGTCTCAGGATGTTTGATGGGACTCCGTTATTTGAACATCCCGATATGTATCGTGCAGAAAAACGTGGCTGGGGGACGTTGACCTTTGATTTTGGACGAACAGAAGTACAGAGTTTCCTCGTGTCAAATGCACTATTTTGGTTGAGTGAATATCATATCGATGGTTTGCGTGTGGATGCTGTACATTCAATGACGGATCTTAATTTTGAGAATCATAAAGCACATGAGAGAATTTTTAATGAGGATGGGACAACGATTCATAAAGAAGCGGTTGCGTTTTTACGGAAGCTGAACACCGAAGTTTTCAAACATTACCCGTATACATTAATGATTGCAGAGGACTCATCAGATATGAAGAATGTTACAGCGCCAGTTGCTTCTGGCGGACTTGGGTTTAACTTTAAATGGGATCTTGGATTTATGCACGACACGCTTGATTATATGGAACTCGATCCTATTATGAGGCAGCATCACCACAATTATTTGAACTTTCCGCTTGTCTATCGCTACGACGAAAACTTTATCCTACCTTTCTCACATGATGAAGTGGTCCACGGTAAACTTAGTATGCTGGATAAAATGCCGGGAGATCAATGGCAGAAGTTCGCGCAGTATCGCTTATTATATGGCTATCAGATGACCCAGCCGGGTAAGAAGCTTAACTTTATGGGTAGCGAGATTGGAATGTATGCTGAGTGGAAAGATAAAGAACAGCTGGACTGGTTCTTGCTGGACTATCCCATTCATCAAGGACTGCAGGATTTTGTTCAGGATATGAATAAGCTGTATTTAAAAGAAAGACCACTATTTGAATTAGATTACAAAACAGAAGGCTTCAAATGGATAGATGCAGACAATAATACACAGAATATTGCGAGTTACATGCGTACAGATCGTAAGGGTAACACTTTGATTATAGTGCTTAATTTCTCGAAGGAAGTTTATTATGACTTTACCGTGGCAGTAGATCAGCCTGGTAAGTATAAAGAATATTTTAATTCAGATAAAAAA